Below is a genomic region from Culicoides brevitarsis isolate CSIRO-B50_1 chromosome 2, AGI_CSIRO_Cbre_v1, whole genome shotgun sequence.
TGTCGTGCCGATGATATTTTTCTCTGGCGGTGCCGGAATGATGTGCCCTGATTTTAGGTACTTCCCCGATAGGAGTTCGTGCAAACCGAGGAAGTCGCTGAAACGACGAATTGTCACGGATTGGGCTTTTTTGAAGCCAGGCACCTGTTTTACCGTCGTACAAActctaaaaacgaaaaattttgatgaaaattcctttaaaaaatagcaaaaaaactcACTTGTAAGCAATATACGATCCCATGCCATCGCCAACTTTCTGTGGCTCTTCAACTGTGATGCTGATCATTTGGTCCGGAATGTTCGAGGCGTCTTGTGAGTTGGTTTTGCCCTTGAAacagaacaaaaatcaataattaattggTGACTCAGAGCTAATTTATAATCAAGTTAGTCgctaatttcaatcaaaaactcaaaaaagtcACATTTCCTATTCAAAAATACACGACTTATGACCTTTATCGACACAACTTCCCGTCAAACAATCTGCGGGTTCACCGGAAATGGCAAATTAAGGCTTTTTCTGGATTTGAATGGCAATCAAGCTTTTTTGGCGTATCAGATTTTGTTaggattttccatgaaaaagtAGGAAATTCACATACATCACCATTTGTTTGTGCTGAATCATCGTCGAAACGGGGCGGATTGATATCAATATTGTCGAATTCGTTCTCGTTTGGAGCACTTTCGTCGCCAGCTTCCATCATCATCCTGAGATTGTGTGgtccgtacttttttttaaagtattttttctgataagaatttcttttatttttttctctggagAGTTGTTTGTTCGAGCAGCTATGTGTATCACAATCTGACAACAAAAGTGATTACAAAACGTCAAATGGAAAGTGAATGTTAGGGTGAGGTTTCAATTAtgagaatgaattttattttttcatcaagttttttaatttctgtttttatctttgaaaaaaaaattaaaattttctcaaaaaaaaaattattttaaaaattttaagaaaattttttgaacaatttttagtaatttttaatatatttttttaaatttatggaagttagaaaaaatttctgtatcgattttaatcaaatttccttatttaaaaattttttttagaattcttgtgaatttttcaaaaattattattatattttaaagaattattttcaaaaattaagaaaatttaaatgcttaagttttctaattaaaaaaaattaaataaaaaaataaaaataaaaaataatttctttaatcttttttaataaaaaatttttttaattttaatcaaaatttaataatttaattaaatcattaaatggtttgtatttttttttatattttttttaagaataatttgtttgtttaagaaaaaaattctaaaatttataagaaaaaaattttttaaaaaagtaaaaaaaaaaaataaaaaaaataagactttacgtcgctaaaaaaaataactaaaattctttaaaaattaataaaataattatattttaaaaaaaattcagaaaatatttaaattaaaaaaaaatatattttattattttttatgaaatttttttaaatcaataattcctctaaatttcattaaatacatatttcatattttttttttgtaaaaaaaaattatttataaaatggaggctaatttttatcatttttattaaaaaaaaaaatttgaagccattttcgctttaaaaaaatcactcaaacTCTTCAAATattaactaataaaataaattttattcgaaatttgttaaaaaaatttaacttgtcCCAAttgatatcatttttttttctaaactgcCAACCTTTACAATTTTGAGATTCAGACagtaacaaatattttttttcttgttccctAACATTAAACaactaacaaaaaactttttttttccttaaacataagaatgtttcaaaaataaatcacttgATAAAAGCTGCACTGgttggtcaaaaaaatatctttttaagcAGCGCGTTCGACATTGCCGCCTCCATCGCCATCTTTTTGAGCTTCAATTTCTGTTTCATTCGAGGAAGAGGACGATGACGATGAAGTTTCGGAAGTTGCACTGCTTGCATCTGAGCTTGAGCTTGAGGAATTCGAGTTGGAAGATGAGGATGAGCTTGTACTCGGTTGCGGTAatgttgctaaaaaaaatgtttaaaaattaatttttttaagattttaagggATTTTAGGGACAAACCTGAAGCTTCTGGTTCCTTTGACGATTCAGGAGTTTGCTTTTTATTCGTTCGACAAGTGTTGTAAGCACCACAGAATGTACATTTAAGTCCTACGACGTGGAATTTGACCGTTGATtcctgttgaaaaattaatttttagtgaattttgtttgaaaaaattaaggaaatctTACTTTATGACAATCCTTGCACAAGATatctacaaaataattttcgtattCTTTCGGCATTGGAGTTGCCAAGACCTCACTGTCGAGATACTCCCAAAGTTGCTTCATATCGAGCATCGATGATTGACAAGTTGgacctatttaaaaaaaaaattaattaaatatattttttttaagtttttgttccaaaatttCCAAAGTTGAatatccaatggggcaaaatttaataaaaaagttaaaaatttcatcaaaataatttttttaaatttttttctcatttttttcataatttgaaaattaaaaaaattaatttaaaattttttattaaaattttttaaaattttttttaacaattttggcAATACTTTATATGTATTttcatttccaaattttttttaaatttaattttttaaatttttttaatgaaattttaattgatttatttttcagaaaaaattcacctgaattttgtgaattaaattttctcaaaaaaaaaaaaaaataaataaataataaaaaaataataaataataataatttttaacaattattttttttttgcaattttcacataaaatagtctcaattttaaaaaataaaataaaatatttaccttaaaaataaaaataataaaaaaaaaatatgttcaaaaaaaattttttttcctaaaaatttaatttttttataaaaatcaataaaaaagttatttttgtattttgccccattttggaaaaaaaacttttagaacaaaagcttcaaaaaaaatttaatcttcgcaaaaaaaaattaaaaccggAATTCTTACATGCATAATGTCCTGACGACAGTAATTCTTCAAAACAGGTTTTGTGGATGAGATGCGAGCAAGCTGGAATATGACACGGTATTCGAGATGTGTGAATATCTTCCAGGCAAACGGGACAATTTGATCGCGAGACGTTCTCAACGCACtaaaaaaggcaaatttttaatttttttctgaaaaaaattcaaacaaaggaAATTTCTTACTCGATGCCCATCGGTTTTCAGTTGCAGCGGTAAGCACATGTTGCACACTTGGCAATGGAAAAATCTTCCGCGACCCCCAACACGACAAATTCCGCAAAGGTAACAATGAAATTGTGATTTATCTTCGTCGTCAAACAAGTTGCAAATCAAACACGTATACTGAAAAATGcgaaatttacgaattttggTTAATTAAACAAGACACGAGAtgcgaaaaaattacttttccaaATTTGACGCCGCATTCGGAGCAATTTGCCTGCACTTTCTGCCTCGTATTGCATTCCGTGCAAATGAGCTCCGACACGGTTTTCCGATTAAAATAGTGATTTTCGTTCTCGTCGTGACAATATCTGCACGAGTAGATTTTCTTGCAGCAAGGAGTCtggaaaaaacacaaaaaaaaaattaattttcacaaaaatcctCGAGAATCGCGTTACTTACGACAAATTTTGCTCGTCTTTTGTAATGCACGCATCCGAATGTCTTTTCTTGGGTCTCCTCTTCGGCCATTGTCAGCGAAGAGATTGCTGCtaagcgagaaaaaaagaaagtgaaatgtttgttttggCACGCAGGTGAGTGGAAATTGAGTATTTCGGGGAATTAACATGCAAACGCGATCCGGCAGTGCGTTCTTTTGACGATAATACTGTTGATTTTCGTTTTGAGCAAGCACTTTTTGTGTAAATCGGAAGAATATGAAAtggaaatgttttgtttttttattttaagaaatgtcAATAGACGGATTTATCACTTTCAGACGACTCATGGCAGTCTTATGGCGTCATTCATTAACGACGTCGGATTTTGGGACCGATTTCTCATCCaagtttcaagttttttgtACAAGTGTTGTactcaagattttttattagttcCGTTAATCCGTTTTTCCACGTgaattttccggaaaatttcGCATcgctatttaaatttaaaaaaaatcagatcaaatttaaatgaaaacttataaaattgttttattaaaaaaaaaaaaattaaacaaattaagaaaattcatcataaaatctgaaaattatgatagaatttatgataaaaattaaaaaatatttaaaaaaattaattattgaaaaattaaattaattaaaaacttaaaaaaaatataatttaatttagcaaaaaataataaaaaatttaattaattttaatgaagtcaattttttaaaaaaataatttttaattttcatttaattaaataaagtttaaataaatatttttttaaaattagaaaaataagttaagacttttatttaacttatcaaatttaaaaaaaaataataaatcgaaaaaattaaattttaatattacttcaatattcaaaaatatttttaaaaattcgaaaaagaaaaatttgaatatttttttgatattaatatttaaaattaaaaaaaaataaaatcaattctgaactttaaattaaaatttaaacaaaaatcgaaaacaaatcaatttttattaatgtacatgtttaaattaattttttacccataaaattttataaaattattttttagtcaaacaaaattaaataaaaaataaaaattatccatacttttaattaaattataaaagttaaataaaaaaaggtcgaaaataattaaattttgaaatattattttaaaaattaaaaatatttttataaaatcaaaaaaataagaattataataataagaattttaagatattataagaattttaataattaattttcttcaatttgaaaattaattctgagcttttaattaaattattaataattaataaaaatttaaaaaaattaaaaatgaaaaaaaaatttttattaatttttacctttaaatttattatttttcaaatcctaaaatattctaaaattatttaaatttttaatttaaaataaaacaacattttttttttaataattagttAAAGAACTatcatttattactttttattgcaccttccaaaaacataaaaagtacaaaaaaaaatcttctttttacCTGtaatgtgaatttaaaaacgcaatttaataaattatcgttcaactaattttaattagtaacTCTATACCTCCTgtatcttttttcatttttcttgataaatatctaaaattaattatttcttaattgacatcaatttctaattaaaaaaaaaagtatatttaaaaatttctcaaaaaacttATCGATATGgcctttttacaaattttcttttatttattttttaatttaattttttttagtagtttttgagCGCTTTCGTATACAACCGatgatgttaatttttattttagtattttttttttttaattatttattttttttttaattttattttaattatagacaattttttaccttttctttttttttgcaaggcATGAATTCGTATacgattttttacaaataatttttttttgttaattatttttctaaagagttctaaaaaaaatgaaagtagcttaaaagttaaacatctaaaaattacttaaaattattttttgaccgtaaaattatatttccaACGAAAGGCcttgaaaaagtcaaaattttggtGAATTTAATTCATCTTCGGggattatttatattttttttttatttt
It encodes:
- the LOC134829847 gene encoding RING finger and CHY zinc finger domain-containing protein 1, with amino-acid sequence MAEEETQEKTFGCVHYKRRAKFVTPCCKKIYSCRYCHDENENHYFNRKTVSELICTECNTRQKVQANCSECGVKFGKYTCLICNLFDDEDKSQFHCYLCGICRVGGRGRFFHCQVCNMCLPLQLKTDGHRCVENVSRSNCPVCLEDIHTSRIPCHIPACSHLIHKTCFEELLSSGHYACPTCQSSMLDMKQLWEYLDSEVLATPMPKEYENYFVDILCKDCHKESTVKFHVVGLKCTFCGAYNTCRTNKKQTPESSKEPEASATLPQPSTSSSSSSNSNSSSSSSDASSATSETSSSSSSSSNETEIEAQKDGDGGGNVERAA